One region of Drosophila subobscura isolate 14011-0131.10 chromosome J, UCBerk_Dsub_1.0, whole genome shotgun sequence genomic DNA includes:
- the LOC117895012 gene encoding BLOC-1-related complex subunit 6 isoform X2, translating into MTRRSQDIPIRPRYGYTEEENEQGEHMQRTNSATPASSYTEIPFLAQYPGAVPEHVLQDITPTAGNTNGLPGQGGGDSYVNLDSGEEEDQPEGDDDDSNSKDSSGEPLQMRGKSDNNIPYGESGEMRHFVAHNLEEKLREGAAAATPLDYSSEHTTPSTSMGPGGGEGMLTRRFLQSRNIPEVDGSVLSDIELEAQYLATSVDNLLENLGNLLHSISSITADNVEVHKNAVNKLTDTLDANIKCQYQLLAKTEEITKSMKPTERLGQRIREIKRLVDTLDSIM; encoded by the exons ATGACACGCCGCAGCCAGGACATACCCATTCGCCCGCGCTATGGCTACAcggaggaggagaacgagCAGGGGGAGCACATGCAGCGCACAAACAGTGCCACACCCGCCTCCTCCTACACAGAGATTCCGTTTCTGGCGCAATATCCGGGCGCAGTGCCCGAGCACGTGCTGCAGGACATCACACCAACGGCGGGGAACACGAACGGTCTGCCCGGCCAGGGCGGCGGCGATAGCTATGTGAATCTGGACTctggcgaggaggaggaccagCCGGAGGGCGACGACGATGACAGCAATTCCAAAGACAGCTCCGGCGAGCCGCTCCAGATGCGTGGCAAGTCGGACAACA ATATTCCCTATGGCGAATCGGGGGAAATGCGCCACTTTGTGGCCCACAATCTggaggagaagctgcgcgagggtgcagccgctgccacgcCGCTGGACTACTCCTCGGAGCACACGACACCCTCCACATCGATGGGCCCCGGCGGAGGAGAGGGCATGCTCACGCGACGCTTTCTGCAGTCACGGAATATCCCCGAGGTGGATGGCAGTGTGCTCAGCGACATTGAGCTGGAGGCGCAATATCTGGCCACCTCGGTGGACAATCTGCTGGAGAATCTGGGCAATCTGCTGCACTCCATCTCCTCCATTACGGCGGACAATGTGGAGGTGCACAAGAATGCGGTGAACAAGCTGACGGACACGCTGGATGCGAATATCAAGTGCCAGtaccagctgctggccaaaaccGAGGAGATTACCAAGTCCATGAAGCCCACGGAGCGACTAGGTCAGAGAAT CAGGGAGATCAAGCGACTGGTGGATACGCTGGACAGCATTATGTAG
- the LOC117895012 gene encoding BLOC-1-related complex subunit 6 isoform X3 translates to MTRRSQDIPIRPRYGYTEEENEQGEHMQRTNSATPASSYTEIPFLAQYPGAVPEHVLQDITPTAGNTNGLPGQGGGDSYVNLDSGEEEDQPEGDDDDSNSKDSSGEPLQMRGKSDNTDIPYGESGEMRHFVAHNLEEKLREGAAAATPLDYSSEHTTPSTSMGPGGGEGMLTRRFLQSRNIPEVDGSVLSDIELEAQYLATSVDNLLENLGNLLHSISSITADNVEVHKNAVNKLTDTLDANIKCQYQLLAKTEEITKSMKPTERLGQRMEIKRLVDTLDSIM, encoded by the exons ATGACACGCCGCAGCCAGGACATACCCATTCGCCCGCGCTATGGCTACAcggaggaggagaacgagCAGGGGGAGCACATGCAGCGCACAAACAGTGCCACACCCGCCTCCTCCTACACAGAGATTCCGTTTCTGGCGCAATATCCGGGCGCAGTGCCCGAGCACGTGCTGCAGGACATCACACCAACGGCGGGGAACACGAACGGTCTGCCCGGCCAGGGCGGCGGCGATAGCTATGTGAATCTGGACTctggcgaggaggaggaccagCCGGAGGGCGACGACGATGACAGCAATTCCAAAGACAGCTCCGGCGAGCCGCTCCAGATGCGTGGCAAGTCGGACAACA CAGATATTCCCTATGGCGAATCGGGGGAAATGCGCCACTTTGTGGCCCACAATCTggaggagaagctgcgcgagggtgcagccgctgccacgcCGCTGGACTACTCCTCGGAGCACACGACACCCTCCACATCGATGGGCCCCGGCGGAGGAGAGGGCATGCTCACGCGACGCTTTCTGCAGTCACGGAATATCCCCGAGGTGGATGGCAGTGTGCTCAGCGACATTGAGCTGGAGGCGCAATATCTGGCCACCTCGGTGGACAATCTGCTGGAGAATCTGGGCAATCTGCTGCACTCCATCTCCTCCATTACGGCGGACAATGTGGAGGTGCACAAGAATGCGGTGAACAAGCTGACGGACACGCTGGATGCGAATATCAAGTGCCAGtaccagctgctggccaaaaccGAGGAGATTACCAAGTCCATGAAGCCCACGGAGCGACTAGGTCAGAGAAT GGAGATCAAGCGACTGGTGGATACGCTGGACAGCATTATGTAG
- the LOC117895015 gene encoding peptidyl-prolyl cis-trans isomerase-like 1: MLALPDPAAGAIPDKAWQPHFVTLETSMGEVTVELYWKHAPNTCRNFAELSRRGYYNNVVFHRIIRDFMIQGGDPTGTGRGGTSIYGAEFGDELHGDLKHTGAGILSMANSGPDTNGSQFFITLAPTQWLDGKHTIFGRVYTGMEVVKRIGMVETDKNDKPVDPLRIVKAKVEKL; encoded by the exons atgttggCCCTGCctgatcctgctgctggagccatACCGGACAAGGCGTGGCAGCCACATTTTGTGACCCTGGAAACGAG CATGGGCGAAGTCACTGTGGAACTGTACTGGAAGCATGCCCCCAACACGTGCCGCAACTTTGCGGAGCTCTCACGGCGGGGATACTACAACAATGTGGTTTTTCATCGCATCATTCGAGATTTCATGATCCAAGGCGGCGATCCCACGGGTACTGGACGCGGCGGCACCTCCATCTATGGCGCAGAGTTCGGGGATGAGCTGCATGGCGATCTCAAGCACACGGGCGCCGGCATTCTGTCCATGGCAAACAGCGGCCCGGACACAAATGGCTCACAATTTTTCATCACTTTAGCGCCCACCCAATGGCTGGACGGAAAACACACGATCTTTGGTCGGGTGTACACGGGCATGGAGGTGGTGAAGCGCATAGGCATGGTGGAGACGGACAAGAACGACAAGCCAGTGGATCCACTGCGGATAGTCAAGGCCAAGGTGGAGAAGCTTTGA
- the LOC117895012 gene encoding BLOC-1-related complex subunit 6 isoform X1, producing the protein MTRRSQDIPIRPRYGYTEEENEQGEHMQRTNSATPASSYTEIPFLAQYPGAVPEHVLQDITPTAGNTNGLPGQGGGDSYVNLDSGEEEDQPEGDDDDSNSKDSSGEPLQMRGKSDNTDIPYGESGEMRHFVAHNLEEKLREGAAAATPLDYSSEHTTPSTSMGPGGGEGMLTRRFLQSRNIPEVDGSVLSDIELEAQYLATSVDNLLENLGNLLHSISSITADNVEVHKNAVNKLTDTLDANIKCQYQLLAKTEEITKSMKPTERLGQRIREIKRLVDTLDSIM; encoded by the exons ATGACACGCCGCAGCCAGGACATACCCATTCGCCCGCGCTATGGCTACAcggaggaggagaacgagCAGGGGGAGCACATGCAGCGCACAAACAGTGCCACACCCGCCTCCTCCTACACAGAGATTCCGTTTCTGGCGCAATATCCGGGCGCAGTGCCCGAGCACGTGCTGCAGGACATCACACCAACGGCGGGGAACACGAACGGTCTGCCCGGCCAGGGCGGCGGCGATAGCTATGTGAATCTGGACTctggcgaggaggaggaccagCCGGAGGGCGACGACGATGACAGCAATTCCAAAGACAGCTCCGGCGAGCCGCTCCAGATGCGTGGCAAGTCGGACAACA CAGATATTCCCTATGGCGAATCGGGGGAAATGCGCCACTTTGTGGCCCACAATCTggaggagaagctgcgcgagggtgcagccgctgccacgcCGCTGGACTACTCCTCGGAGCACACGACACCCTCCACATCGATGGGCCCCGGCGGAGGAGAGGGCATGCTCACGCGACGCTTTCTGCAGTCACGGAATATCCCCGAGGTGGATGGCAGTGTGCTCAGCGACATTGAGCTGGAGGCGCAATATCTGGCCACCTCGGTGGACAATCTGCTGGAGAATCTGGGCAATCTGCTGCACTCCATCTCCTCCATTACGGCGGACAATGTGGAGGTGCACAAGAATGCGGTGAACAAGCTGACGGACACGCTGGATGCGAATATCAAGTGCCAGtaccagctgctggccaaaaccGAGGAGATTACCAAGTCCATGAAGCCCACGGAGCGACTAGGTCAGAGAAT CAGGGAGATCAAGCGACTGGTGGATACGCTGGACAGCATTATGTAG